CCACTGCACACCCTTCGTGCCAATATTGATTATGGTTTCTCCGAGGCCCGCACGGTCTACGGGAAAATCGGAGTGAAGTGTTGGATTTGCCTCGATGACGAGGAAAAGCTCTTCAACTAGGTTTCAAGCACTGTATTTGAATTTTAAAGCCAGGAGATATTTACCATGCCGTTAATGCCATCCAGAACCAAGTACCGGAAAAGCCAGCGTCGCCGTAACCGGGGAAACGCCAAAGGTGGTGACACGCTCGCTTTCGGCGATTTTGGAATCCAAGCCCTTGGCCGTGGTCTTTTGACCGCCAGCCAGATTGAAGCAGCCCGTGTCGCCATTAATCGCTATCTCAGTCGCCGAGGCAAGGTCTGGATCCGGGTCTTCCCGCACAAGCCGATTACCAAGAAGCCGGCTGAAACACGCCAAGGCAAAGGAAAGGGTGCAGTGGAATTCTGGGCCGCCAATATCAAGCCGGGAACTGTTTTGTTCGAATTGAGCGGTGTCAGCATCACTGCTGCCCGTGAAGCCATGCGCCTCGCGGACGGTAAGCTGCCGATCACCTGTCGTTTTATCCATAAGGACCTTTAAATTAGGAAGCTATCACAATGGCATTGAATGCAAAGGAAGTCGCCGAGCTGTCACTCGCTGAAATCGAAAAGAAAATCCG
This region of Oceanipulchritudo coccoides genomic DNA includes:
- the rplP gene encoding 50S ribosomal protein L16, giving the protein MPLMPSRTKYRKSQRRRNRGNAKGGDTLAFGDFGIQALGRGLLTASQIEAARVAINRYLSRRGKVWIRVFPHKPITKKPAETRQGKGKGAVEFWAANIKPGTVLFELSGVSITAAREAMRLADGKLPITCRFIHKDL